From the genome of Neomonachus schauinslandi chromosome 5, ASM220157v2, whole genome shotgun sequence, one region includes:
- the TMBIM6 gene encoding bax inhibitor 1, translating to MNIFDRKINFDALLKFSHITPSTQQHLKKVYASFALCMFVAAAGAYVHVVTHFLQAGLLSALGSLGLMIWLMTTPHSHETEQKRLGLLAGFAFLTGVGLGPALELCIAINPSILPTAFMGTAMIFTCFTLSALYARRRSYLFLGGVLMSAMSLMLLSSLGNLFFGSIWLFQANLYVGLVVMCGFVLFDTQLIIEKAENGDKDYIWHCVDLFLDFITLFRKLMMILAMNEKDKKKEKK from the exons ATGAACATATTTGATCGGAAGATCAACTTTGATGCACTCTTAAAATTTTCCCACAT AACCCCCTCGACACAGCAGCACCTGAAGAAGGTCTATGCCAGTTTCGCCCTCTGTATGTTTGTGGCGGCCGCGGGGGCCTATGTCCACGTGGTCACTCATTTCCTTCAG GCTGGCCTGctctctgccttgggctccctgggGTTGATGATTTGGCTGATGACAACACCTCATAGCCATGAAACTGAGCAAAAAAGACTGGGACTTCTTGCTGGATTTGCTTTCCTTACAG GAGTTGGCCTAGGCCCTGCTTTGGAGCTGTGCATTGCTATCAACCCCAG CATTCTTCCCACCGCCTTCATGGGCACAGCAATGATCTTCACCTGCTTCACCCTGAGCGCCCTGTATGCCAGGCGCCGGAGCTACCTCTTTCTGGGAG GTGTCTTGATGTCAGCCATGAGCCTGATGCTCTTGTCTTCCCTGGGGAACCTTTTCTTTGGATCCATTTGGCTTTTCCAG GCAAACCTGTATGTGGGGCTGGTGGTCATGTGTGGCTTTGTCCTTTTTGATACTCAACTCATTATTGAAAAGGCTGAAAATGGAGATAAGGATTATATCTG GCACTGCGTTGACCTCTTCTTAGATTTCATTACTCTCTTCAGAAAGCTCATGATGATCCTGGCTATGAATGAGAAG